Proteins from a genomic interval of Lolium perenne isolate Kyuss_39 chromosome 1, Kyuss_2.0, whole genome shotgun sequence:
- the LOC139835008 gene encoding uncharacterized protein, with protein sequence MDKSWMDADRNTETFINGVKGFIQFAFTHSAKGNTILCPCRKCVNCSWLEATDVQVHLVCDGFVTSYRSWEYHGEASYLYPPNSDVNVECDECEEMDELEELVEMGELIRDMRHEFGDLSDSDDEADPSDQYNPNNPFKQLVGDAAEELFPGCTSFSKLRFIVRMLHNKALGGWTDKSFDMQLALLKEAFPQAKLPKNFYEAKKMIKCLSLNYVSIHACYNDCILYWKQYEKADSYPKCNTSRWKSEKKKPNGRNAHKVPRKVLRYFPIAKRLQRLFISAKCATDCRWHDEGRTKDGFLRHPADSPAWKHFDNEHKDFYSDSRNIRLIIATDGFNPFRSMNCAYSIWPVIAIPVNLPPWLCMKQPNFILSLLIPGPKSPGRDIDVFLEPLIDDLHSLFEEGIRTYDASKSECFQLHAAVHSTISDLPGLATIAGCVTSGEYGCPKCHSPTCSLWLMKGNKTCYMSHHRFLDENHRFRTVDKDFFDGKVETRTAPEPLTGEEVDALTENMKTVFGKDPSGKPPTNKRKRGDPPQIFKRRSIWFRLRYWKDLLQPHNIDAMHIEKNVCDNIVNTLLGVDRKTKDNLNSRRDLEEHKIRGALHPVPVEKETVYLPSAPYSLSPELKRLFCQILKEIRFRDGLASDIRKNVHVKEKKIVGLKSHDCHILLQQLLPLAVRKTLPEGVGAALIRVSEFFKKIYSPVICISDMEKLEKEIAETLSNCLVI encoded by the exons ATGGATAAAAGCTGGATGGATGCTGATAGGAACACCGAAACATTCATTAATGGGGTTAAAGGATTTATTCAGTTTGCTTTTACCCATTCAGCAAAAGGGAACACTATATTATGCCCTTGCAGAAAGTGCGTGAATTGTTCTTGGCTAGAAGCTACTGATGTCCAGGTGCACTTGGTATGTGATGGGTTTGTGACTAGCTATAGAAGCTGGGAATATCATGGGGAGGCATCATACTTGTATCCACCAAATAGTGATGTTAATGTAGAATGTGATGAATGTGAGGAGATGGATGAGTTAGAAGAATTAGTTGAGATGGGTGAACTGATTAGAGATATGAGACACGAATTTGGCGATTTGAGTGATAGTGATGATGAGGCTGATCCTAGTGACCAATACAATCCAAATAACCCTTTTAAGCAATTAGTAGGTGACGCAGCTGAAGAGCTCTTTCCAGGCTGCACCTCTTTCTCAAAGTTGCGATTCATTGTTAGGATGCTCCACAACAAAGCTCTTGGAGGTTGGACTGATAAGAGTTTTGATATGCAGTTAGCATTGCTAAAAGAGGCCTTCCCTCAAGCGAAACTACCTAAAAACTTCTATGAGGCTAAGAAAATGATAAAATGTCTTAGCCTTAATTATGTTAGCATCCATGCCTGTTACAATGACTGCATTTTGTATTGGAAGCAGTATGAAAAAGCTGATAGCTATCCGAAATGCAATACCTCTCGCTGGAAATCTGAAAAGAAGAAACCTAATGGGAGAAATGCACACAAAGTCCCTAGAAAAGTTCTTCGTTATTTCCCAATAGCAAAGAGGCTGCAGCGATTGTTCATATCAGCCAAGTGTGCAACAGATTGCAGATGGCATGATGAAGGGCGTACAAAAGATGGCTTTCTAAGGCATCCTGCAGATTCACCGGCTTGGAAGCATTTTGATAATGAGCATAAAGATTTTTATTCAGATTCTCGCAACATTAGGTTGATTATAGCAACAGACGGATTCAATCCATTTAGATCAATGAATTGTGCCTACAGCATCTGGCCTGTTATTGCGATTCCAGTGAATCTACCTCCTTGGTTATGCATGAAGCAACCAAATTTCATCCTCTCATTATTAATTCCTGGCCCTAAGTCACCTGGAAGAGATATAGATGTTTTCCTTGAGCCACTTATTGATGACCTTCATTCACTTTTTGAGGAGGGAATTAGAACTTATGATGCCTCCAAATCTGAATGCTTCCAATTGCATGCAGCTGTTCATTCCACTATTAGTGATCTCCCAGGTTTAGCTACTATAGCTGGTTGTGTCACCTCGGGTGAATATGGCTGTCCAAAGTGCCATTCTCCCACTTGCTCTCTTTGGTTGATGAAAGGCAACAAAACCTGCTACATGAGTCACCATAGGTTCTTAGATGAAAATCACCGATTTAGAACAGTAGATAAGGACTTCTTTGATGGCAAGGTGGAAACTAGGACTGCTCCTGAACCACTTACAGGAGa AGAAGTGGACGCCCTTACAGAAAATATGAAAACTGTATTTGGAAAGGACCCTTCTGGAAAACCCCCCACAAACAAACGGAAACGTGGTGATCCACCACAAATTTTCAAAAGGAGATCCATCTGGTTTAGGTTGAGATATTGGAAAGATTTGCTGCAACCTCATAATATTGATGCCATGCACATCGAAAAGAATGTTTGTGATAACATCGTTAACACACTTCTAGGCGTTGACCGAAAAACCAAAGATAATTTAAACTCTCGTCGAGACCTTGAGGAACATAAAATAAGAGGTGCTCTACATCCTGTTCCAGTAGAGAAGGAAACTGTTTATTTGCCTTCTGCCCCATACTCATTGAGTCCAGAGCTGAAGAGACTGTTTTGCCAAATTCTCAAAGAAATCAGATTCCGAGATGGTCTTGCGTCTGATATACGAAAGAATGTCCATGTTAAGGAGAAGAAGATTGTTGGGCTTAAAAGCCATGACTGCCACATTCTTTTGCAGCAATTGCTTCCACTAGCAGTTAGAAAAACCCTACCAGAGGGAGTCGGTGCTGCATTGATCCGTGTGAGTGAATTTTTCAAGAAAATCTACTCTCCTGTCATTTGCATAAGTGATATGGAGAAACTAGAGAAAGAAATAGCTGAGACACTCAGCAATTGCCTGGTTATATAA